A genomic segment from Aegilops tauschii subsp. strangulata cultivar AL8/78 chromosome 1, Aet v6.0, whole genome shotgun sequence encodes:
- the LOC141027412 gene encoding uncharacterized protein, producing the protein MYFEAGKGYTFGSPSIEAVLGHVGYNNANVHVAADDVEWEALEALCREIEKKDMEAGKRFWWEADVEALGEAELQEFKRALQRLKDNVGHRTDNLMSALLSH; encoded by the exons ATGTATTTCGAGGCCGGCAAAGGGTACACTTTCGGCAGCCCTTCCATCGAAGCCGTCCTGGGTCACGTCGGCTACAACAACGCCAATGTTCATGTTGCTGCTGACGATGTGGAGTGGGAGGCCCTCGAGGCATTGTGTCGTGAGATAGAGAAGAAAGACATGGAG GCCGGGAAGCGGTTCTGGTGGGAGGCGGACGTTGAGGCGCTCGGGGAGGCCGAGCTACAGGAGTTCAAAAGGGCGCTCCAGCGCCTCAAGGACAACGTGGGCCACCGCACCGACAATCTGATGTCGGCTCTATTGTCACATTAG